The Polaromonas sp. SP1 DNA window CAGAATGTTCGCGCTGTTCGCGCCGATGCCGAAAGCCGTGCGGCCCAACTGGACTATCCGGCGGCGCTGGACCGCTTCAAGGCGGCGCAGGGCTTGATGCGCAGCAACCCAGGTAGCGCGGATTACGTCGAGGGCTCGATCATCGACACACGAGCCCGCCAGATGGAATCACTTGTTAAGGAACAGGCGCTCCAGGACAAACTCGATCGCTAATTGCAGCACCGAGTAGATCAGCGAGCCGATCAGCGCAGCGCCAAACCCCGTCACGTTCAAGCCACTGACCAGGCTGGCCGCGGCCCAGAACATCAGGGCGTTGACCACGAACAGGAAGAGCCCCAGCGTCACCAGCGTCACCGGCAAGGTCAGCAACACCAGGATGGGGCGAACCACCATGTTCAGTGCGCCCAGCACGGCGGCGGCAATCAGCGCGCCGGTGAAGCTGGTCACCACCACGCCTGAATAAAGGTACGCCACCGCCAGCAATGCAGCCGCACTGAGAAGCCATTTGAGGATGATTTTCATGGCTAAAGAATACCACCGGGGCTGCAATTTCCATGGGCGGCAGCGGCCCAAATGAAACAGCCTCCTTGCGGAGGCTGCACTCAAGACGCGATAAAAGCGCGCCGTCTGGTTTAATCCGTCGCGACGAGAAGCCCGGCGCTGGCCAGGGCGGTGGCGTAGCCGAGAACGCCCTTGTTTTCCTGTGCCTGCGTGGCCGTGACGGGCTGCATGTCCTGGCCAAATTTTGGCCGGCGGGCGTCCAGCACCCGTGCGGCGCCGTACTGCTTGATCAGGCCTTCGGTCTGGGCGATCAGGGTGGTCTGTGCCAGTTGCGTCAGCACCGTATCACCTTCCCTGTTGATGAGCGGCATCAGTTGTGAAAACACCTTATCGGCCCATTTCCCGCGCCAGCTTTCCCGGGCACTGTGCGTCACCCATTTGCTGACGCGATGCGTCACGCGCGGTGCACAGCCCACCACGATCCAGCGGGTAGGGTTGCGCTCGCCGCCTGCGGGCAGCATGGGTTGCAGCATCTGCAGGGCATAGGCTGCATCGTCAACGTACACAATGATGTTTTCCATAAATTTCTCCTTGAGTTGTCGTCGTTTTAGAAGATTGCTGGTTGCAAAAAAGGAAGGGCCTGGGCCCTCCCGGGGTGCTCGGTTTAGTGGGTAACAAGGTCTGCGTTGTTATTGGCCCGGTTGCGCCTGGTGGCCCACCAGCCCGCGCCGAGCACGCCCGCCACAGAGACGGCGTAGGTGGCCCACTGGGCTGCAATGTGCAGGGTTTCGGCTGATGCCAGGGTGTTCGGGCCGCCGTAGATCGGGTCGAGGAGTCGCTCGCTCACGATCATCTTGGCGGCGGTAAAGGCCAGGACGGCGGCGCCCAGGTTGATGATGATGGGGAAGCGCTCGACCAGCTTGAGGACCATGGTGCTTCCGAACACCACGATGGGGATGCTCACCAGCAGGCCGATGACGACCAGGTCGAAGGAGCCGTGTGCGGCGCCGGCCACGCCCAGTACGTTGTCGACGCCCATCAGGGCGTCGGCGACAACGATGGTTTTCATCGCGCCCCAGAAGGTGCTGGCGACGGGTCCGTCGTGGTCCTTGTCGCCCTGGTCCGCCAGCAGTTTGTAGGCGATCCACAGCAGCCCCAGGCCGCCGACCAGCATCAGGCCTGGGATCTTGAGCAGCCAGACCACACCGACCGTCATGGCGGAGCGAACCACAATGGCGCCTATCGTGCCCCAGGCAATGGCTTTTTTCTGCAGATGGGGCGGCAAATTGCGCGCGGCCAGTGCAATCACGATGGCGTTGTCGCCGGCGAGCACCAGGTCAATGAGGATGATCGCCAACAGGGCGGACCACCACGGGGCTGTAAATAATTCCAAGTTCACACTCCAGTCAAGTTTCGACGTGGAAATCCGTACGTGCGGATTCCCGGCTTCGTGAAACCTGAGAGGTCTGTGAGTGGTTCGGTCGGAAAATTTACGCCGCGAACGCCTCGATCAAACCTGTTCAGGTTTCAATCGAAGGTCTGGCTCGACATGCAGTGTCGCTGCATGACCAACAAGCCGGAAGTATCAACTTCGGAATGACGACTTGTTGTTAGCGATTTTGCTGTTGTGTCTGTTTTAGTAAATTGCAGCAAAACGAGGGAGTTACTCCCCTTCGTCTGTATATTTGACATGAAAAACGGAATTTTTGCAAATCGGCGTAGCGCTTTTTTATAAGTGTTTGCCATTAACGGCGCTATCCACGGCGCTATTCACGGCGCACGGCCCTACACTGCGTTTCCGCTTGGTGAGGTGCTGTGGGGGCTGACGGCCAAAGCGCGTTAACCCTTTCCCAAACCCCCGAAATCCGCGCCCAGGGAGCATTTTTGCCGTCTGCCCGATAATGAACAGCCCGGCCCTGCAGCTTCGCGCCGCTGCCCCTCTCGGTAACTTATTTCCCCCATGCCCGGCA harbors:
- a CDS encoding TerC family protein translates to MELFTAPWWSALLAIILIDLVLAGDNAIVIALAARNLPPHLQKKAIAWGTIGAIVVRSAMTVGVVWLLKIPGLMLVGGLGLLWIAYKLLADQGDKDHDGPVASTFWGAMKTIVVADALMGVDNVLGVAGAAHGSFDLVVIGLLVSIPIVVFGSTMVLKLVERFPIIINLGAAVLAFTAAKMIVSERLLDPIYGGPNTLASAETLHIAAQWATYAVSVAGVLGAGWWATRRNRANNNADLVTH
- a CDS encoding phage holin family protein, whose product is MKIILKWLLSAAALLAVAYLYSGVVVTSFTGALIAAAVLGALNMVVRPILVLLTLPVTLVTLGLFLFVVNALMFWAAASLVSGLNVTGFGAALIGSLIYSVLQLAIEFVLERLFLNK